The following proteins are co-located in the Frigidibacter mobilis genome:
- a CDS encoding P-II family nitrogen regulator, which yields MKKIEAIIKPFKLDEVKEALQEAGVQGLSVIEVKGFGRQKGHTELYRGAEYVVDFLPKVKIEVVLADDMVDAAIEAIVSAARTDKIGDGKIFVSPVEQAIRIRTGETGDDAV from the coding sequence ATGAAGAAGATCGAAGCGATCATCAAGCCCTTCAAGCTCGACGAAGTGAAGGAGGCCCTGCAAGAAGCGGGCGTCCAGGGGCTTTCGGTGATCGAAGTCAAGGGCTTCGGCCGCCAGAAGGGCCATACCGAACTCTATCGCGGCGCCGAATATGTGGTGGATTTCCTGCCCAAGGTGAAGATCGAGGTGGTGCTTGCCGACGACATGGTCGACGCTGCCATCGAGGCCATCGTTTCGGCAGCGCGCACCGACAAGATCGGCGACGGCAAGATCTTTGTCTCGCCCGTCGAACAGGCGATCCGCATCCGCACCGGCGAGACCGGCGACGACGCGGTCTGA
- a CDS encoding NAD(P)H-hydrate epimerase, translated as MTEILTSAQMRAIEAAAIASGGITGLDLMERAGQGVVEAVFAEWPALAAAPHRAVVLCGPGNNGGDGFVVARLLKGWGWEVEVFLYGNPERLPPDARVNYERWCEVGAVGDWPSAVARFSFPSFDADYPDTDLVVDALFGIGLTRPLPDEVMEVAFALNDREQPRSGWIVAVDIPSGLSAETGRACSDGDPDRALYCDLTVTFHRPKLGHYLADGPEFCQKLVVCDIGLPAPGAAAREKQVERDE; from the coding sequence ATGACCGAGATCCTCACATCTGCCCAAATGCGCGCCATCGAAGCCGCAGCCATCGCCTCTGGCGGCATCACCGGGCTGGACCTGATGGAGCGGGCGGGGCAGGGCGTGGTGGAAGCGGTGTTCGCCGAATGGCCGGCGCTGGCGGCCGCTCCGCACCGCGCTGTCGTGCTCTGCGGGCCCGGCAACAATGGCGGTGACGGGTTCGTGGTGGCGCGTCTGCTGAAGGGCTGGGGCTGGGAGGTGGAGGTGTTCCTCTACGGGAACCCGGAGCGGCTGCCGCCGGATGCGCGGGTGAATTATGAGCGGTGGTGCGAGGTGGGGGCGGTGGGCGATTGGCCCTCGGCTGTGGCCCGCTTCAGCTTCCCAAGCTTCGACGCAGATTATCCCGATACCGACCTTGTGGTGGATGCGCTGTTCGGCATCGGGTTGACCCGCCCGCTGCCCGACGAGGTGATGGAGGTGGCATTTGCGCTGAATGATCGCGAGCAGCCACGGAGTGGCTGGATCGTGGCTGTAGACATTCCAAGCGGCCTAAGCGCGGAGACCGGCAGGGCCTGCTCCGACGGCGATCCGGACCGGGCCCTTTATTGCGACCTGACCGTCACCTTCCACCGCCCGAAGCTTGGCCACTACCTCGCCGATGGGCCGGAGTTCTGCCAGAAACTTGTGGTCTGCGACATTGGTCTTCCCGCACCCGGTGCTGCTGCCAGGGAGAAGCAGGTTGAACGCGATGAGTAG
- the glnA gene encoding type I glutamate--ammonia ligase produces MSIKDALQLMKDEEVEYVDIRFTDPRGKLQHVTLVADLVDEDFFDEGFMFDGSSIAGWKSIDQSDMKLILDPESVYIDPFYAEKTMCVHCTVAEPDTNEPYSRDPRGTAIKAEAYLKSSGIGDAFYCGPEAEFFVFDDVRYSVKMNKVSFEVDAVDGAWNTDTQYEMGNMGHRPGIKGGYFPVNPVDPAQDLRGEMLSTMKRMGMKVDKHHHEVASNQHELGLIFGTLTKQADELQKYKYVIHNVAHAYGKSVTFMPKPMKGDNGTGMHVNMSIWKDGKPLFAGDKYADLSQEALWFIGGILTHAKALNAITNPSTNSYKRLIPGFEAPVLRAYSARNRSGCVRIPWTESPKAKRVEARFPDPSANPYLCFAALLMAGLDGIKNKIDPGPASDKDLYDLPPEELAEIPTVCGSLREALDELEKDHEFLLAGDVFTKDQLDGYMALKWEEVYAYEHTPHPIEYMMYYSC; encoded by the coding sequence ATGAGCATCAAAGACGCCCTCCAGCTGATGAAGGATGAGGAGGTCGAATATGTCGACATCCGCTTCACCGATCCGCGTGGAAAACTTCAGCACGTGACCCTGGTCGCGGATCTGGTCGACGAAGACTTCTTCGACGAAGGCTTCATGTTCGACGGCTCCTCGATCGCCGGCTGGAAATCCATCGATCAGTCCGACATGAAGCTGATCCTGGACCCGGAATCGGTCTATATCGACCCGTTCTATGCCGAAAAGACCATGTGCGTGCATTGCACCGTGGCCGAACCCGACACCAACGAGCCCTACAGCCGTGACCCGCGCGGCACCGCGATCAAGGCCGAGGCCTACCTGAAATCCTCGGGGATCGGCGACGCGTTCTACTGCGGGCCGGAAGCCGAATTCTTCGTCTTCGACGATGTGCGCTACAGCGTGAAGATGAACAAGGTCTCGTTCGAGGTCGATGCCGTCGATGGCGCCTGGAACACCGACACCCAGTACGAAATGGGCAACATGGGCCACCGCCCCGGCATCAAGGGCGGCTACTTCCCGGTGAACCCGGTCGACCCGGCGCAGGACCTGCGCGGCGAGATGCTGAGCACCATGAAGCGCATGGGCATGAAGGTCGACAAGCACCACCACGAGGTTGCGTCGAACCAGCACGAACTCGGGCTGATCTTCGGCACGCTGACCAAGCAGGCCGACGAGCTGCAGAAGTACAAGTACGTCATCCACAACGTCGCCCATGCCTATGGCAAGTCGGTCACGTTCATGCCCAAGCCCATGAAGGGCGACAACGGCACCGGGATGCACGTCAACATGTCGATCTGGAAGGACGGCAAGCCGCTCTTCGCGGGCGACAAGTACGCGGATCTGTCGCAAGAAGCCCTGTGGTTCATCGGCGGCATCCTGACCCATGCCAAGGCGCTGAACGCGATCACCAACCCGTCCACCAACAGCTACAAGCGCCTGATCCCGGGCTTTGAAGCCCCGGTGCTGCGCGCCTATTCGGCCCGCAACCGCTCTGGCTGCGTCCGTATTCCGTGGACGGAATCGCCGAAAGCCAAGCGCGTGGAAGCCCGCTTCCCCGATCCGTCGGCGAACCCCTACCTGTGCTTTGCCGCGCTGCTGATGGCCGGCCTCGACGGGATCAAGAACAAGATCGACCCGGGCCCGGCCTCGGACAAGGACCTCTACGACCTGCCGCCGGAAGAACTGGCGGAAATCCCGACCGTCTGCGGCTCGCTGCGCGAGGCCCTGGACGAGTTGGAGAAGGATCACGAGTTCCTGCTGGCCGGCGACGTGTTCACCAAGGACCAACTCGACGGCTACATGGCGCTGAAGTGGGAAGAGGTCTACGCCTACGAGCACACGCCGCACCCGATCGAGTACATGATGTACTATTCCTGCTGA